One window from the genome of Pseudanabaena yagii GIHE-NHR1 encodes:
- a CDS encoding PAS domain S-box protein gives MSNNLDWINDKSPITIAAHTPVLQAISLMGQAQSGCVLAMEGETLVGILTEQDIVQLCAAGINLGDTKTADVMHQSPITIRRSQIRKPDEVMVLLQKHQINYLPVLDDQGYPMGVITTKNLLTAITNELASRKISEQKNQRLHEKIIAKIIQKNRELRQTEQRFSFALQNAPIVVFHQDRDLRYTWIYNPALGYKANEVIGKLDSDIMPTDATARQLTEIKQRVLDTGLRERHEVAIPSEQITQYYDLTVEPLLDKSGAVIGVSCAALDISNIKQAQVKLQESQYFAQRIVDVSPDIIYIYDLQEGCNVYVNSAISSILGYTSEEIQAMGSDLFSIIIHPDDVKKVVESQKKFDTTKDGTIVEIEYRARHANGEWRWLYDRSSVFARDADGKVKQTVGNSQNITKRKLAEQRLKEIEMQQRTILEHLPAGVIITEGADQKMRYYNPCFKQLFGYSFSEVSTFEKWLPLAYPDPEYREWVATTINQQLAEAIREHRDPEPIESRITAKNGSVKHVNVYCTIIDELHFITFVDLTSHYQTAIALQESEQHLQTIVSQSSDGIVILNQQGRIIFANPAAEKIFNLHIGELKDVDLGIPITIDRPFEMDFHTSTGKVKIAEVLVTKIEWDNELSYLTSIRDITDRKQVEEQLLLANTELIRATRLKDEFLANMSHELRTPLNAILGMAESLQDEILGALNERQKKSVNTIERSGYHLLELINDILDLAKIEAGKLELHLQENIVQTICNDSLTFVRQLALKKNIRLLTQIPSNPISICVDELRIRQALINLLTNAVKFTPEDGSITLEVQTIHIPHLDTQNNFPQDFIDFSVIDTGIGIAQKDIGRLFQTFVQIDSDLNRKYTGTGLGLSLVKRIAELHHGTVFLESKVNEGSKFTIRLPYDPSLYSPLPQTPVADPSTSSISASSSSPLTTEAGINSKLILIVDDNEANISSMWDYLRSRGYRLLAAHNGQAAVDLANAEKPNLILMDIQMPEMDGLEAIKIIRTNPELIATPIIALTALAMSGDRERCLQVGATEYLTKPVKLKHLSETIQTLLSS, from the coding sequence GTGTCTAATAATTTAGATTGGATAAATGATAAAAGTCCCATTACGATCGCCGCCCATACACCTGTACTTCAAGCAATAAGTCTTATGGGTCAAGCACAATCTGGTTGTGTGTTGGCAATGGAGGGGGAAACGCTAGTGGGGATACTAACAGAACAAGATATTGTTCAGCTTTGTGCTGCGGGGATAAATTTAGGAGACACAAAAACTGCTGATGTAATGCACCAATCACCAATCACCATCAGGCGATCGCAAATTCGTAAACCCGATGAAGTTATGGTGCTATTGCAGAAACATCAAATTAACTATTTACCAGTTTTAGATGATCAAGGGTATCCAATGGGGGTAATTACTACGAAAAATCTGCTCACTGCTATCACAAATGAACTTGCATCTCGGAAAATATCAGAGCAAAAGAACCAACGCCTCCACGAAAAAATCATTGCCAAAATCATCCAAAAAAATCGCGAATTACGTCAAACCGAGCAAAGATTTTCCTTTGCGCTCCAAAATGCCCCTATAGTCGTCTTTCATCAAGATCGAGACTTACGGTATACATGGATTTATAACCCTGCATTGGGCTACAAAGCAAATGAGGTGATCGGCAAACTCGACAGCGATATCATGCCAACCGATGCAACGGCGCGTCAGCTTACAGAAATTAAACAACGGGTATTAGACACAGGACTTCGCGAACGTCATGAAGTTGCAATTCCCTCGGAACAGATAACTCAATATTATGACTTAACCGTAGAACCTTTATTGGATAAATCGGGTGCAGTTATTGGCGTTAGTTGCGCGGCGTTAGACATTAGCAATATCAAGCAAGCTCAAGTCAAGCTTCAGGAAAGTCAATATTTCGCACAGCGTATTGTTGATGTCTCTCCTGACATCATTTATATCTATGACTTACAAGAGGGATGCAATGTTTATGTTAACAGTGCCATATCTTCCATCCTTGGATATACATCTGAAGAGATCCAAGCTATGGGTTCAGATCTTTTCTCAATTATCATCCACCCCGATGATGTCAAGAAAGTAGTTGAATCGCAAAAGAAATTTGATACTACTAAGGATGGAACTATTGTTGAAATAGAATATCGAGCAAGACATGCGAATGGCGAATGGCGGTGGCTCTATGATCGATCTTCTGTATTTGCTAGAGATGCTGATGGTAAGGTAAAGCAGACCGTCGGTAATTCTCAGAATATCACGAAGCGAAAACTGGCGGAACAGAGACTCAAAGAGATCGAGATGCAACAGCGTACAATCCTCGAACATTTGCCCGCTGGTGTAATTATTACTGAGGGCGCTGATCAAAAAATGCGCTACTACAACCCCTGCTTTAAGCAGTTGTTTGGCTATTCCTTCTCGGAAGTCTCGACGTTTGAGAAGTGGCTGCCCCTTGCCTATCCTGATCCAGAATATCGCGAATGGGTAGCGACAACTATTAATCAGCAACTAGCTGAAGCGATTAGAGAACATAGAGACCCCGAACCGATAGAATCAAGAATTACCGCCAAGAATGGTAGTGTCAAACATGTCAATGTATATTGCACAATCATTGACGAATTACACTTTATCACTTTTGTCGATCTGACCAGTCACTATCAAACTGCGATCGCATTACAAGAGAGCGAACAACATTTACAAACGATTGTGAGCCAAAGCTCTGATGGCATCGTCATTCTCAATCAACAGGGACGGATTATCTTTGCGAATCCTGCCGCCGAAAAAATCTTTAACCTGCATATTGGCGAACTCAAAGATGTCGATCTAGGGATTCCCATCACCATAGATCGTCCCTTTGAAATGGACTTCCACACTAGTACAGGCAAAGTCAAAATAGCAGAGGTATTAGTGACCAAGATCGAATGGGATAATGAGCTATCCTATTTGACCTCAATCCGTGACATCACTGATCGCAAGCAGGTAGAGGAGCAATTATTACTCGCCAATACGGAACTAATTCGCGCAACTCGTCTCAAGGATGAGTTTCTCGCCAATATGAGCCATGAGCTACGCACTCCACTCAATGCCATTTTAGGAATGGCTGAGAGTTTGCAAGATGAGATCTTAGGAGCCTTGAATGAGCGCCAGAAAAAATCAGTTAATACTATTGAAAGGAGTGGTTATCATCTCTTAGAACTAATTAATGACATTCTCGACCTTGCTAAAATTGAAGCAGGTAAATTAGAACTGCATCTCCAAGAAAACATAGTGCAAACTATCTGTAATGATAGCCTTACCTTTGTTAGACAACTGGCACTCAAGAAAAATATTCGTCTCCTCACCCAAATCCCCTCTAACCCTATTTCTATCTGTGTAGATGAGCTTCGTATTCGCCAAGCCTTAATTAACTTACTTACCAATGCGGTCAAGTTCACGCCCGAAGATGGTAGCATCACGCTCGAAGTTCAAACTATCCATATTCCTCATCTTGATACTCAAAACAATTTTCCCCAAGATTTCATTGACTTCTCAGTGATTGATACTGGTATTGGGATTGCCCAAAAAGATATTGGTAGACTGTTCCAAACTTTTGTGCAGATTGATAGTGATCTCAATCGTAAATATACAGGTACGGGCTTAGGACTATCTTTGGTCAAGCGCATTGCTGAGCTGCATCACGGAACCGTATTTTTAGAAAGTAAGGTCAATGAGGGGAGCAAATTTACGATTCGCCTTCCCTATGATCCAAGTCTATACAGCCCATTGCCGCAAACCCCTGTAGCAGATCCATCTACAAGCTCAATATCCGCATCATCCTCATCACCACTGACAACAGAAGCAGGCATCAACTCTAAATTAATTCTCATCGTTGATGATAATGAGGCGAATATTTCTAGTATGTGGGACTATCTGAGAAGCCGAGGATATCGACTTTTGGCAGCCCACAATGGTCAAGCCGCTGTCGATCTTGCGAATGCCGAAAAGCCAAACCTGATTTTAATGGATATTCAAATGCCAGAAATGGATGGTTTAGAAGCAATTAAAATTATTCGCACGAATCCAGAGCTAATCGCTACTCCCATTATTGCCCTCACAGCTTTAGCAATGTCAGGCGATCGCGAAAGATGTTTACAGGTTGGTGCGACTGAGTATTTAACTAAACCCGTCAAGTTAAAACATTTGTCTGAAACTATTCAGACATTATTAAGTAGCTAG